The following proteins are co-located in the Camelina sativa cultivar DH55 chromosome 12, Cs, whole genome shotgun sequence genome:
- the LOC104733981 gene encoding uncharacterized protein LOC104733981 encodes MPRFQLLFSFTILAATITFFNVASAHVKIKPVLPQIQDPTTVKDVESYTIKVVTNFLADLEKECPKTEKFKAFFEKLKAYSKYVCPVSKARGYESDMKAKAGSLFEAISALSSVENRSRGGQVNMSLQREKTEAMNTVKLLQSIGEKISSGRNNKPEKLTVEQQKEIKDGILKWIQVITRIAKTGEEINSEASSKSQTRQDNKGEEESSTQTQTHTKRRRQREKAQITALPRGSRVTKARKFSLRRFLPLGSVFLSCLSALFFSRLSALFSFFTEDEPSGEGSSATDPSPCPEPSPPSSPPPLEPPPRSSSPTPIVAPVPDNPPHDELGKGKRWKIQNVRLHDYEVGNAIIAPPSSLPPSSPVPQPSSDQVYPISDYLSYDKFSPQHRCFLTALSAHVEPRSFQEAMQHEVWRSAVSSEYDALQRQHTWDMADLPPNKKALGSKWVFTITHRSDGTIERHKA; translated from the exons ATGCCAAGATTTCAACTTCTGTTTTCTTTCACCATCCTTGCTGCAACGATAACCTTCTTCAATGTAGCTTCAGCTCACGTAAAAATAAAACCTGTTTTACCGCAGATTCAAGATCCAACGACTGTGAAAGATGTCGAGTCTTATACCATTAAAGTTGTGACAAATTTCCTGGCAGACCTCGAGAAGGAATGTCCTAAAACAGAGAAGTTTAAGGCCTTCTTCGAAAAACTTAAGGCGTATTCCAAATATGTGTGCCCGGTCTCTAAAGCGAGAGGCTACGAATCTGACATGAAGGCCAAAGCTGGTAGCCTTTTTGAGGCAATCTCAGCTCTCAGTTCTGTTGAAAACAGATCTAGAGGAGGTCAG GTGAATATGAGTCTACAACGGGAAAAAACGGAAGCCATGAACACCGTTAAATTACTGCAATCTATTGGTGAGAAGATTTCAAGTGGGCGGAATAACAAACCAGAGAAACTAACTGTCGAACAacagaaagaaatcaaagatgGGATCTTAAAATGGATTCAAGTAATTACTCGAATCGCAAAGACAGGCGAAGAAATCAACTCTGAAGCTTCATCAAAATCTCAAACAAGGCAAGATAACAAAGGAGAGGAGGAATCttcaacacaaacacaaacacataccaaaagaagaaggCAGAGAGAAAAGGCTCAAATCACAGCGTTACCGAGAGGTAGTCGCGTGACTAA AGCACGAAAATTTTCTCTGAGACGTTTCTTGCCTCTCGgctctgtttttttgtcttgCCTCTcggctctgtttttttctcgCCTCTCGGCTCTGTTTTCCTTCTTCACTGAAGATGAACCAAGTGGTGAGGGTTCGTCTGCCACTGACCCGTCTCCTTGTCCGGAACCTTCTCCaccatcttctcctcctccgttGGAACCTCCTCCACGATCTTCCTCTCCTACTCCAATAGTTGCTCCGGTTCCGGATAACCCGCCTCATGATGAATTGGGCAAAGGCAAACGTTGGAAAATTCAGAATGTCCGTCTTCATGATTATGAGGTTGGCAATGCGATTATTGCTCCTCCTTCGTCTCTCCCTCCCTCTTCACCCGTTCCTCAGCCATCCTCCGATCAGGTATATCCTATCTCTGATTATCTCTCATATGACAAGTTCTCTCCGCAACATAGATGTTTCTTGACAGCACTTTCAGCCCATGTTGAACCACGTTCTTTTCAAGAGGCCATGCAACATGAAGTGTGGCGTTCGGCTGTTAGTTCTGAGTATGATGCTTTACAACGTCAACATACCTGGGATATGGCTGATTTACCTCCTAATAAGAAAGCTCTTGGTAGTAAGTGGGTCTTTACTATTACGCATCGGTCTGACGGTACGATCGAACGACATAAAGCTTGA
- the LOC109128025 gene encoding uncharacterized protein LOC109128025, with protein sequence MDVHNAFFHGDLEDEVYMKLPQGYSSPTETRVCRLRKSLYGLKQASRCWFAKLADALLKYGFTQAPADYSLFVYLRKGISLRILVYVDDLIISGNSPTEIKIFKEYLSTCFHMKDLGFLKYLLGLEVSQNSSDIYLCQRKYASEIVMDAGLLGCKPGGSPMEQDHTLGLTTGPLLDDPACYRRLVGRLLYLLATRPDLTYAVNILSRFMKSPREEQWLAALQVVRYLKGTLGQGILLRADSPPHLTGWCDSDWSQCRCLDDLYLVGLFNLELLPSLGGLTNRMWFLCLLLKQNIAQWVKSLKN encoded by the coding sequence atggatgttcatAATGCATTTTTCCATGGTGATCTTGAGGATGAAGTTTACATGAAATTACCCCAAGGTTATTCTTCTCCTACCGAAACACGGGTGTGTCGTCTTCGCAAGTCTCTTTATGGGTTAAAACAAGCTTCGCGATGTTGGTTTGCTAAACTTGCAGATGCTCTTCTTAAGTATGGTTTTACACAGGCTCCAGCAGACTACTccttgtttgtttatttgagAAAGGGCATTTCTCTTCGGATTCTGGTTTACGTTGATGATTTGATCATATCTGGCAACTCACCAACGGAAATCAAGATTTTTAAGGAGTATTTATCTACATGTTTCCATATGAAAGATTTGGGGTTCCTTAAATATTTATTGGGTTTGGAGGTTTCTCAAAATTCTTCCGATATTTACCTCTGTCAACGGAAATATGCTTCTGAGATTGTCATGGATGCGGGTCTTCTTGGCTGTAAACCTGGGGGTTCTCCTATGGAACAAGACCATACGTTGGGTCTCACTACTGGTCCTCTTCTCGATGATCCCGCATGTTATCGACGTCTTGTTGGGCGTCTCCTCTATTTGCTTGCTACACGGCCTGATTTAACATATGCGGTAAATATTCTTTCTCGGTTTATGAAGTCCCCGCGCGAAGAACAATGGCTTGCTGCTTTACAAGTAGTTCGCTATCTGAAAGGCACTCTTGGACAGGGCATTTTACTTCGGGCTGACTCTCCTCCTCATTTGACTGGGTGGTGTGATTCTGATTGGTCACAATGTCGTTGTCTCGACGATCTTTATCTGGTTGGATTGTTCAACTTGGAACTTCTCCCATCTCTTGGCGGGCTAACAAACAGGATGTGGTTTCTATGTCTTCTGCTGAAGCAGAATATCGCGCAATGGGTGAAGTCACTAAAGAATTGA